A window of the Lactuca sativa cultivar Salinas chromosome 7, Lsat_Salinas_v11, whole genome shotgun sequence genome harbors these coding sequences:
- the LOC111877294 gene encoding tryptophan synthase beta chain 1 → MAFSLTTPAPGTTATAALSSSSSSAFLNPYPSQLSLRLNKFGSCSPKSFAVSCVLAKQPTGQMELEKAVVQDELSVLQRPDSLGRFGKYGGKYVPETLMFALSELESAFKALATDHEFQKELAGILKDYVGRESPLYFAERLTEHYKRPNGEGPEIYLKREDLNHTGAHKINNAVAQALLAKKLGKERIIAETGAGQHGVATATVCARFGLQCIIYMGAQDMERQALNVFRMKLLGAEVRAVHSGTATLKDATSEAIRDWVTNVETTHYILGSVAGPHPYPMMVREFHAVIGKETRKQAMEKWGGKPDVLVACVGGGSNAMGLFHEFVEDKEVRLIGVEAAGFGLDSGKHAATLTKGEVGVLHGAMSYLLQDDDGQIIEPHSISAGLDYPGVGPEHSFLKDLGRAEYYSITDEEALEAFKRLSRLEGIIPALETSHALAYLEKLCPTLPNGTKLVLNCSGRGDKDVHTAIKHLQV, encoded by the exons ATGGCTTTCTCACTAACAACCCCAGCTCCCGGAACCACCGCCACTGCCGCTCTCTCCAGCTCGTCCTCTTCGGCGTTTCTCAATCCATACCCCTCACAACTATCCCTTCGGTTAAACAAATTTGGGTCCTGCTCGCCCAAATCGTTTGCCGTTTCTTGTGTCCTTGCTAAACAACCCACCGGTCAAATGGAGCTGGAGAAAGCGGTGGTTCAGGATGAGTTGTCGGTTCTTCAGCGCCCCGATTCGCTCGGCCGTTTTGGTAAGTATGGTGGGAAATATGTTCCTGAAACCCTAATGTTCGCTCTCTCCGAGCTTGAATCAGCTTTTAAAGCCTTAGCTACCGATCATGAATTCCAG AAGGAATTAGCTGGGATATTGAAGGACTATGTTGGTAGGGAAAGCCCATTATACTTTGCAGAAAGACTTACAGAGCATTATAAACGTCCCAATGGTGAAGGGCCAGAGATTTATCTTAAAAGGGAAGATCTTAACCACACTGGTGCACATAAGATCAATAATGCAGTTGCTCAAGCTTTGTTGGCCAAGAAATTAGGGAAAGAGAGAATTATTGCTGAAACGGGTGCTGGGCAACATGGAGTGGCAACTGCAACTGTATGTGCAAGATTTGGTTTGCAGTGTATTATTTATATGGGTGCTCAGGATATGGAAAGACAAGCTCTTAATGTCTTTAGAATGAAGCTGCTTGGAGCTGAG GTAAGAGCAGTTCATTCAGGAACTGCCACACTAAAAGATGCCACATCAGAGGCCATACGGGACTGGGTAACCAATGTGGAAACAACTCACTACATCTTAGGTTCGGTTGCGGGCCCACATCCTTACCCCATGATGGTGCGTGAATTCCATGCAGTAATTGGTAAAGAAACGCGCAAACAAGCAATGGAAAAATGGGGTGGAAAACCAGATGTTTTGGTTGCTTGTGTTGGTGGTGGATCGAATGCCATGGGACTTTTTCATGAGTTTGTTGAAGATAAAGAAGTCAGATTGATTGGAGTTGAGGCTGCAGGTTTTGGGCTTGATAGTGGAAAACATGCAGCCACTTTAACAAAAGGAGAAGTTGGGGTGCTTCATGGAGCTATGAGTTACTTGTTACAAGATGATGATGGTCAAATCATTGAGCCTCATTCCATTAGTGCAGG GCTGGACTACCCGGGAGTGGGACCCGAGCACAGCTTTCTGAAAGACTTAGGGCGGGCTGAATATTATAGCATCACTGATGAGGAAGCTTTGGAAG CTTTTAAGAGACTTTCAAGATTAGAGGGAATAATTCCGGCTCTTGAGACATCTCATGCATTGGCTTATCTAGAGAAACTGTGCCCTACTTTACCTAATGGCACCAAGCTTGTCCTTAACTGCAGTGGCAGAGGAGATAAGGACGTTCATACAGCCATTAAGCATTTGCAGGTTTGA